One region of Juglans regia cultivar Chandler chromosome 4, Walnut 2.0, whole genome shotgun sequence genomic DNA includes:
- the LOC108981756 gene encoding squamosa promoter-binding-like protein 9, protein MEMGSGSLAESGGSSSASPPISSSESLNGLKFGQKIYFEDAGTGAPTKQGGGTGSSSSGSTPPKKVRSGGGGVLQGGQTPRCQVEGCKVDLSDAKAYYSRHKVCSMHSKSPKVIVAGIEQRFCQQCSRFHLLPEFDQGKRSCRRRLAGHNERRRKPPPGSLLSSRYGRLSSSFFGNNSRGGFLMDFSAYPKFTGRDAWPTTRSEQVSGNQTTTSTGKFLPHPWQSNTENPTSDLYLQGSVTGMGYPGPGIPPGECFTGVTDSSCALSLLSNQTWGSRSQESGPIMKDLMNAERAPVAQPTAPHGAVVNQFPSCSWGVKGNEVGSSSDEMPPDLGLSQISQPFNSQFSGELESSQQSRRQYVVELGHSGAYSSSPQQLHWSL, encoded by the exons ATGGAAATGGGTTCGGGCTCTCTGGCCGAGTCGGGAggttcttcttctgcttctccACCTATCTCATCCTCCGAGTCACTCAACGGCTTGAAATTCGGGCAGAAAATCTACTTTGAGGATGCGGGTACCGGGGCTCCGACCAAACAGGGTGGTGGGACCGGCTCCTCGTCGTCCGGGTCCACCCCGCCGAAGAAGGTGAggagtggtggtggtggtgtgcTGCAGGGGGGTCAGACACCTCGGTGTCAGGTTGAAGGGTGTAAGGTAGATCTGAGTGATGCTAAGGCTTACTATTCCAGGCACAAAGTCTGTAGCATGCATTCGAAGTCACCTAAGGTCATAGTTGCTGGCATCGAGCAGAGGTTTTGCCAGCAGTGCAGCAG ATTTCATCTACTTCCTGAATTTGACCAAGGAAAACGAAGTTGTCGTAGGCGTCTTGCCGGTCATAATGAACGGAGGAGGAAGCCACCACCTGGATCATTATTGTCCTCACGCTATGGGCGACTCTCTTCATCTTTCTTTG GCAACAACAGCAGAGGAGGTTTTCTGATGGACTTTTCTGCATATCCAAAGTTTACTGGGCGGGATGCATGGCCGACTACAAGATCGGAGCAGGTATCTGGAAATCAAACTACCACTTCAACGGGAAAGTTTCTTCCACATCCATGGCAAAGCAACACTGAAAACCCTACATCTGACCTTTACCTGCAAGGTTCAGTAACTGGCATGGGTTATCCCGGTCCTGGAATTCCTCCAGGAGAATGCTTCACAGGAGTCACTGACTCAAGCtgtgctctctctcttctgtcaAATCAAACGTGGGGCTCCAGAAGCCAAGAATCAGGTCCTATAATGAAGGATTTGATGAACGCTGAAAGGGCACCTGTGGCTCAGCCAACAGCTCCTCATGGTGCAGTTGTCAATCAGTTTCCAAGCTGCTCGTGGGGCGTGAAGGGCAATGAGGTTGGTAGCAGTTCAGACGAGATGCCCCCTGATCTGGGTTTAAGTCAAATTTCTCAGCCTTTCAACAGTCAGTTTTCTGGTGAGCTTGAGTCCTCTCAGCAGAGTAGGAGGCAATACGTGGTGGAACTTGGGCACTCCGGGGCTTATAGCTCCTCCCCTCAGCAATTGCACTGGTCACTTTGA